The Deltaproteobacteria bacterium genome window below encodes:
- a CDS encoding ABC transporter permease produces the protein MINKKTLVVEAGKTESHYWKDIWRYRELFYFLAWRDILVRYKQTVIGIAWALIRPFLIMIIFTVIFGKLAKLPSEGVPYPVLVFAAMLPWQFFANALSEASNSLIGNANLIAKIYFPRLIIPASSIITSFVDFLISGVILVGLMLWYQFIPDWRILTLPLFIGIAFAAAMGAGLWLTALNVKYRDFRYIVPFIVQFGLYVSPVGFSSSVVPEEWRLIYALNPMVGVIDGFRWAIIGEKSNIFLPGFILSLGIVLSLLISGIWYFRKTEKTFADVI, from the coding sequence ATAAACAAAAAAACTTTAGTCGTTGAAGCCGGCAAAACTGAGTCTCACTATTGGAAAGATATATGGCGCTACCGGGAGTTATTCTACTTCCTGGCATGGCGGGATATTTTGGTTCGTTACAAACAAACTGTTATTGGCATCGCATGGGCTCTGATCAGACCGTTTCTGATAATGATTATATTTACGGTTATCTTTGGGAAACTGGCAAAACTTCCATCGGAAGGCGTCCCCTATCCCGTTCTTGTTTTTGCAGCCATGCTACCATGGCAGTTTTTTGCCAACGCCCTTAGCGAAGCAAGCAACAGTCTCATTGGAAACGCCAATCTAATCGCTAAAATTTACTTTCCGCGCCTTATTATCCCGGCAAGTTCCATTATAACAAGTTTCGTTGATTTTCTCATTTCAGGCGTCATTTTGGTAGGACTTATGCTTTGGTACCAGTTCATACCTGACTGGCGAATCCTCACACTTCCACTTTTTATCGGAATTGCCTTTGCTGCAGCCATGGGAGCAGGACTCTGGTTAACGGCGCTAAACGTTAAATACCGGGATTTCCGCTATATTGTTCCTTTTATAGTGCAGTTTGGCCTTTATGTATCGCCTGTTGGTTTCAGCAGCAGTGTGGTACCGGAAGAATGGCGTCTTATTTACGCTCTCAATCCGATGGTGGGTGTTATTGATGGTTTCCGATGGGCTATCATTGGGGAAAAAAGCAATATCTTTTTGCCTGGTTTTATCTTGTCCCTCGGAATTGTGTTAAGCCTATTAATATCCGGCATTTGGTATTTCCGCAAAACTGAGAAAACCTTTGCAGACGTAATATGA